One stretch of Streptomyces sp. R21 DNA includes these proteins:
- a CDS encoding tautomerase family protein, which produces MPFANFKVPAGSLTPQQKELIVTRTTDLYAEIYGDHARPNTMVLVEEVADGGWGIAGGVLILPKSEEAADA; this is translated from the coding sequence ATGCCGTTCGCCAACTTCAAGGTCCCCGCAGGCTCGTTGACGCCGCAGCAGAAGGAGCTGATCGTCACCCGCACCACCGACCTGTACGCCGAGATCTACGGCGACCACGCCCGCCCCAACACCATGGTCCTCGTCGAAGAGGTCGCCGACGGCGGCTGGGGCATCGCCGGTGGCGTCCTGATCCTTCCCAAGTCCGAGGAAGCCGCGGACGCGTAG
- a CDS encoding amino acid permease — translation MSKDAVDTAKAASRTDAAATPADAGDAGYSKDLKARHVNMIAIGGAIGTGLFLGAGGRLHNAGPALALAYLVCGVFAFFVVRALGELVLYRPSSGSFVSYAREFLGEKGAYVAGWMYFLNWSTTGIADITAIALYTHYWSLFTDIPQWVLALIALAVVLAVNLISVKIFGEMEFWFAIVKVATLVAFMLVGIFLLATQYEVGGTTPGLSVITDHGGFLPHGMMPVVLVMQGVIFAYAALELVGVAAGETAEPEKVVPRAVNSIMWRVGLFYVGSVVLLALLLPGSVYSADQSPFVTVLSKIGIPAAGDVMNLVVLTAAMSSLNSGLYSTGRILRSMAMAGSAPRFTARMNRNQVPYGGILLTCAVCVLGVGLNYLMPSQAFEIVLNVASLGIISTWVIIMICHLVFVRRAKAGLVTRPSFRLPGSPVTEIVTIAFLLAVLGLMGNDPDVGRKTLLLIPVIAALLVGGWFAVRRRVTRDEDRELANLTK, via the coding sequence GTGAGCAAGGACGCCGTAGACACGGCCAAGGCCGCATCCCGAACCGATGCGGCCGCGACGCCCGCGGACGCGGGCGACGCCGGTTACAGCAAGGACCTCAAGGCCCGCCACGTCAACATGATCGCGATCGGCGGCGCGATCGGCACCGGACTCTTCCTCGGAGCCGGTGGCCGCCTCCACAACGCGGGCCCCGCACTGGCTCTCGCCTACCTCGTCTGCGGCGTCTTCGCGTTCTTCGTGGTGCGCGCCCTGGGCGAGCTGGTGCTCTACCGCCCGTCGTCCGGCTCGTTCGTGTCGTATGCGCGCGAGTTCCTCGGCGAGAAGGGCGCCTACGTCGCCGGCTGGATGTACTTCCTCAACTGGTCGACGACCGGTATCGCCGACATCACCGCGATCGCGCTGTACACGCACTACTGGAGCCTGTTCACCGACATCCCGCAGTGGGTGCTGGCGCTGATCGCCCTCGCGGTGGTCCTGGCCGTGAACCTGATCTCGGTGAAGATCTTCGGCGAGATGGAGTTCTGGTTCGCGATCGTCAAGGTCGCCACCCTCGTCGCGTTCATGCTCGTCGGCATCTTCCTGCTGGCCACGCAGTACGAGGTCGGCGGGACCACGCCCGGCCTGAGCGTCATCACGGACCACGGCGGATTCCTCCCGCACGGCATGATGCCGGTCGTCCTCGTCATGCAGGGCGTGATCTTCGCGTACGCCGCCCTGGAGCTGGTCGGCGTCGCGGCCGGCGAGACCGCCGAGCCGGAGAAGGTCGTCCCGCGCGCGGTGAACTCCATCATGTGGCGCGTCGGCCTGTTCTACGTCGGCTCGGTCGTCCTGCTGGCCCTGCTGCTGCCCGGCTCGGTCTACTCGGCCGACCAGAGCCCGTTCGTCACGGTCCTGTCGAAGATCGGCATCCCGGCGGCCGGCGACGTCATGAACCTGGTCGTGCTCACCGCGGCCATGTCCTCGCTGAACTCCGGCCTGTACTCCACCGGCCGCATCCTGCGCTCCATGGCGATGGCGGGCTCCGCGCCGAGGTTCACCGCGAGGATGAACCGCAACCAGGTGCCCTACGGCGGCATCCTGCTCACCTGCGCGGTGTGCGTGCTCGGGGTCGGTCTCAACTACCTGATGCCGAGCCAGGCGTTCGAGATCGTCCTGAACGTGGCGTCCCTCGGCATCATCAGCACCTGGGTGATCATCATGATCTGCCACCTGGTGTTCGTCCGCCGCGCCAAGGCGGGCCTGGTGACCCGCCCGTCCTTCCGCCTCCCCGGCAGCCCGGTCACCGAGATCGTCACGATCGCCTTCCTGCTCGCCGTGCTCGGCCTGATGGGCAACGACCCGGATGTCGGCCGCAAGACCCTCCTCCTCATCCCGGTCATCGCGGCCCTGCTGGTCGGCGGCTGGTTCGCCGTCCGCCGCCGCGTCACCCGCGACGAGGACCGAGAACTGGCGAACCTCACGAAGTAG
- a CDS encoding SDR family oxidoreductase, whose product MTSETPTPRVAIVTGGSRGIGRAVVQQLAGDGFAVVVGYAGRKDAADEAVEEVRRVGGQALAVQADVAEEQQVAVLFDAAERTFGGVDVVVHAAGRMHLAPIAELDLDALDSLYRTNIRGTFVVAQQAARRIRSGGAVINFSTSVVGLAFPGYGAYTASKGAVEALTLVLAREMRGRDVSVNAVAPGPTATALFFEGKDEETIARLAAQPPLERLGTPEDIASVVGFLAGPAGHWVNGQVLRANGGII is encoded by the coding sequence ATGACATCGGAAACTCCCACCCCTCGGGTCGCGATCGTCACGGGCGGTTCGCGCGGCATCGGACGCGCGGTCGTCCAGCAGCTGGCCGGCGACGGCTTCGCCGTGGTCGTCGGTTACGCCGGGCGCAAGGACGCGGCCGACGAGGCCGTCGAGGAAGTTCGGCGGGTCGGCGGGCAGGCGCTGGCCGTCCAGGCCGACGTGGCGGAAGAGCAGCAGGTGGCGGTCCTGTTCGACGCCGCCGAGCGCACCTTCGGAGGGGTCGACGTCGTGGTGCACGCCGCCGGCCGGATGCACCTCGCGCCCATCGCGGAACTCGACCTGGACGCGCTGGACTCCTTGTACCGCACCAACATCCGCGGCACGTTCGTCGTCGCCCAGCAGGCCGCACGCCGGATCCGCAGCGGCGGCGCCGTCATCAACTTCTCCACGTCCGTGGTCGGACTGGCCTTCCCCGGCTACGGCGCGTACACGGCGAGCAAGGGGGCCGTCGAGGCCCTCACCCTGGTCCTCGCCCGCGAGATGCGTGGCCGGGACGTGTCCGTCAACGCCGTCGCCCCCGGCCCCACGGCGACCGCGCTGTTCTTCGAGGGCAAGGACGAGGAGACCATCGCGCGGCTGGCCGCCCAGCCCCCGCTGGAGCGCCTCGGCACTCCCGAGGACATCGCCTCCGTGGTCGGCTTCCTCGCCGGACCGGCGGGCCACTGGGTCAACGGCCAGGTCCTGCGCGCCAACGGCGGCATCATCTGA
- a CDS encoding long-chain fatty acid--CoA ligase, with the protein MTTILRLPRDPAELTLPALLLRNAEDHADLPALSWRTGGHWTTLTWGEVRREAAVLAAGYAALGVGRGDHVLMMMGNHPEHWLSDLALTHLGAVPVSVYGTAAPRQIAHIARHSRARLAIVQGERERALWEPLLAAEDMPLERLVVAEPAQAGPHRTYDSLKGAADPDDKAWRETRSTDPLTVVYTSGTTGDPKGVRITHRNVVLDALALDRLVELPDHVEHLCYLPFAHIAERMLGIYLPVFRASHVYLCPDPTAVGALARELRPAQFFGVPRVWEKLASAVRAALAALPEEGRREVEAAMDTARVHVDCRERGEEPSAELAAAYRTAKEQVLDPILALAGFDRLVWTASASAPMPPDVVAFWAGFGFAIMDAWGLTETIGVATTNSPAAFRLGSVGRPIDGLELRIADDGEILVRGATVFDGYLRADGSVEDARDADGWFATGDIGRLDEDGFLWLTDRKKEMIVTSTGKNVSPALVENTLKEHPLVEQAYVHGDGRSYLVALLVPDTSAGAGPAELREGIARAVEQANGRLSRPEQIKRYRVLDEEWSPETGELTPSLKLRRRAIRERYARVLDDLYTP; encoded by the coding sequence ATGACCACGATCCTGCGACTTCCCCGAGACCCCGCCGAACTCACCCTCCCCGCGCTGCTGCTGCGCAACGCCGAGGACCACGCTGACCTCCCCGCGCTCTCCTGGCGTACCGGCGGCCACTGGACCACGCTCACCTGGGGCGAGGTGCGCCGCGAGGCCGCCGTCCTCGCCGCCGGATACGCGGCCCTCGGCGTCGGGCGCGGCGACCACGTGCTCATGATGATGGGCAACCACCCCGAGCACTGGCTCAGCGACCTGGCCCTGACTCACCTGGGCGCCGTCCCGGTCTCCGTCTACGGCACCGCGGCGCCCCGGCAGATAGCCCACATCGCCCGGCACAGCCGCGCCCGCCTCGCGATCGTCCAAGGCGAACGCGAACGGGCGCTGTGGGAACCCTTGTTGGCGGCCGAGGACATGCCCCTGGAACGTCTGGTCGTCGCCGAGCCGGCCCAGGCCGGACCTCATCGGACGTACGACTCCTTGAAGGGCGCGGCGGACCCGGACGACAAGGCCTGGCGCGAGACCCGCTCCACCGATCCGCTCACCGTCGTCTACACCTCGGGCACCACCGGCGACCCCAAGGGCGTACGGATCACGCACCGCAACGTCGTCCTCGACGCGCTCGCCCTCGACCGGCTCGTCGAACTCCCCGACCACGTCGAACACCTCTGCTACCTGCCCTTCGCGCACATCGCGGAACGGATGCTCGGCATCTATCTGCCGGTGTTCCGTGCCTCGCACGTGTATCTGTGCCCCGACCCCACGGCCGTCGGCGCGCTCGCGCGCGAGCTGCGCCCCGCGCAGTTCTTCGGGGTCCCGCGGGTGTGGGAGAAGCTCGCATCCGCCGTACGGGCCGCACTGGCCGCGCTCCCCGAGGAAGGGCGGCGCGAGGTGGAGGCCGCGATGGACACGGCCCGCGTCCACGTGGACTGCCGCGAACGCGGCGAGGAGCCGTCCGCCGAGCTGGCGGCCGCGTACCGCACAGCCAAGGAGCAGGTACTCGACCCGATCCTCGCGTTAGCCGGGTTCGACCGTCTGGTGTGGACGGCGAGCGCGTCGGCGCCCATGCCGCCGGACGTGGTGGCGTTCTGGGCCGGTTTCGGGTTCGCGATCATGGACGCCTGGGGGCTGACCGAGACGATCGGCGTCGCCACCACCAACAGCCCCGCGGCCTTCCGCCTCGGCTCGGTCGGCAGGCCGATCGACGGCCTGGAACTGCGCATCGCCGACGACGGCGAGATCCTCGTGCGCGGCGCGACCGTCTTCGACGGCTATCTGCGCGCGGACGGCTCGGTCGAGGACGCCCGCGACGCCGACGGCTGGTTCGCCACCGGTGACATCGGCCGGCTCGACGAGGACGGCTTCCTTTGGCTCACCGACCGCAAGAAGGAGATGATCGTGACCTCGACGGGCAAGAACGTCTCGCCCGCGCTCGTCGAGAACACCCTGAAGGAGCACCCGCTCGTCGAGCAGGCCTATGTGCACGGCGACGGCCGCTCCTACCTGGTGGCCCTGCTCGTCCCGGACACCTCGGCGGGGGCCGGCCCGGCCGAGCTGCGGGAGGGGATCGCCCGTGCCGTGGAACAGGCCAACGGGCGTCTGAGCCGCCCCGAGCAGATCAAGCGGTACCGCGTTCTCGACGAGGAATGGAGCCCGGAGACCGGCGAGCTGACCCCCTCGCTCAAGCTCCGCCGCAGGGCGATCCGCGAGCGCTACGCGCGCGTGCTCGACGACCTCTACACCCCTTGA
- a CDS encoding SDR family oxidoreductase: MTAQSKVVVVTGAASGFGALTVRELARAGHTVYAGMRALGTRNASAAAELTSFAEEHQVRAHPLELDVLSQESADAAIDRIITEQGRLDVVVHNAGHMVLGPAEAFTPEQLAGVYDTNVLGTQRVNRAALPRLRERGEGLLVWVGSSSTRGGCPPFLAPYFAAKSAMDALAVSYAAELIRFGIDTSIVVPGAFTSGTNHFAHAGAPADTRRAADYDVRYKSLMDDVNARLADLIPADADVTEVAREIVRVAELPHGRRPLRVHVDPSRDGSEVVSAVADRVRGEFFRRVGLEDLLTSGSSL; encoded by the coding sequence ATGACCGCACAGAGCAAGGTCGTCGTCGTCACCGGGGCCGCCAGCGGGTTCGGGGCACTGACCGTGCGGGAACTGGCCCGCGCCGGACACACCGTGTACGCCGGTATGCGCGCCCTGGGGACCCGCAACGCCTCCGCCGCCGCCGAACTGACCTCCTTCGCAGAGGAGCATCAGGTCCGGGCCCACCCGCTCGAACTGGACGTCCTGTCGCAGGAGTCCGCGGACGCGGCGATCGACCGGATCATCACCGAGCAGGGACGCCTGGACGTCGTCGTCCACAACGCCGGGCACATGGTGCTCGGCCCGGCCGAGGCGTTCACCCCCGAACAGCTCGCCGGGGTCTACGACACCAACGTCCTGGGGACCCAGCGCGTCAACCGTGCCGCGCTGCCGCGGCTGCGCGAGCGGGGCGAGGGCCTGCTGGTGTGGGTCGGCTCGTCCAGCACCCGCGGCGGCTGCCCGCCCTTCCTCGCCCCCTACTTCGCGGCCAAGTCCGCCATGGACGCCCTCGCCGTGAGCTACGCCGCCGAGCTCATCCGGTTCGGGATCGACACCTCCATCGTCGTGCCCGGCGCGTTCACCTCCGGCACGAATCACTTCGCCCACGCCGGAGCGCCCGCCGACACCCGCAGGGCCGCGGACTACGACGTCCGCTACAAGTCCCTGATGGACGACGTCAATGCGCGGCTCGCCGATCTCATCCCCGCGGACGCGGACGTCACCGAGGTCGCCCGCGAGATCGTGCGCGTGGCCGAACTGCCGCACGGGCGGCGCCCGTTGCGCGTGCACGTGGATCCCAGCCGGGACGGCAGCGAGGTCGTCTCAGCCGTCGCCGACCGTGTCCGGGGCGAATTCTTCCGCCGTGTCGGCCTGGAAGACCTCTTGACCAGCGGCAGCAGTCTCTGA
- a CDS encoding macro domain-containing protein, with protein sequence MSEITYVRGDATVPLGKGVKVIAHVCNDIGGWGKGFVLALSHRWPEPEAAYRAWHRGRASNDFGLGAVQLVRAERYVWVANMVGQRGIRTGSKGVPVRYEAIDAALVVLADRAAELGASVHMPRIGCGLAGGRWSRVEPLIDERLVLRGIPVTVYDHGD encoded by the coding sequence ATGTCGGAGATCACGTATGTCCGGGGTGACGCCACCGTTCCGTTGGGCAAGGGCGTCAAGGTGATCGCCCATGTCTGCAACGACATCGGGGGCTGGGGGAAGGGTTTCGTGCTGGCCCTGTCGCACCGCTGGCCGGAGCCGGAGGCGGCGTATCGCGCCTGGCACCGAGGCCGCGCGTCCAACGACTTCGGCCTGGGCGCGGTCCAGCTCGTGCGCGCCGAGCGGTATGTGTGGGTGGCCAACATGGTCGGGCAGCGCGGGATACGGACGGGCAGCAAGGGTGTCCCGGTTCGCTACGAAGCGATCGACGCGGCGCTGGTCGTGCTCGCCGACAGAGCGGCTGAACTCGGCGCCTCTGTCCATATGCCCCGCATCGGCTGCGGCCTGGCGGGCGGCAGGTGGTCGCGCGTGGAGCCGCTCATCGACGAACGGCTCGTGCTGCGCGGGATACCCGTGACTGTGTACGACCACGGCGATTGA
- a CDS encoding MerR family transcriptional regulator — protein MTTDTEEPTLTVDELAARAGVTVRTVRFYSTKGLLPPPVIGPRRVGHYGQDHLARLALIEELQHQGMTLAAIERYLQQLPPDVSAHDLAIHRAVVASWAPDAAEEVTRDELERRAGRSLGTEDLDRLVAMNVITRAGETFRVDPALLRLGVQLLDVPIAHETILAARGVLLEHSRAAAHELSTLFRAEVSERDSVAAVKSLSAHMQPLVVQALLTTFQRSLKEELREWLTES, from the coding sequence ATGACGACGGACACCGAGGAGCCGACGCTCACGGTCGACGAACTGGCCGCGCGTGCGGGCGTCACGGTCCGTACCGTCCGCTTCTACAGCACCAAGGGCCTGCTGCCGCCGCCCGTGATCGGTCCCCGGCGCGTGGGCCACTACGGGCAGGACCACCTGGCGCGTCTCGCGCTCATCGAGGAGTTGCAGCACCAGGGCATGACGCTGGCCGCGATCGAGCGCTATCTGCAGCAGCTGCCGCCCGACGTGAGCGCCCACGACCTGGCCATCCACCGTGCCGTCGTGGCCTCCTGGGCGCCCGACGCGGCGGAGGAGGTCACGCGCGACGAGCTGGAGCGGCGGGCGGGCCGGTCCCTGGGCACGGAGGATCTGGACCGGCTCGTCGCGATGAACGTGATCACGCGCGCCGGCGAGACGTTCCGCGTGGACCCCGCGCTGCTGCGGCTCGGCGTCCAGCTGCTCGACGTACCGATCGCGCACGAGACGATCCTCGCGGCGCGGGGCGTGCTGCTGGAGCATTCCCGTGCCGCGGCCCACGAGTTGTCCACGCTGTTTCGCGCGGAGGTCTCCGAGCGGGACTCGGTCGCGGCGGTGAAGTCGCTGTCGGCCCATATGCAGCCGCTGGTGGTGCAGGCGCTGCTGACCACGTTCCAGCGCTCGCTCAAGGAGGAGCTGCGGGAGTGGCTCACGGAGTCCTGA